Proteins encoded in a region of the Inquilinus sp. KBS0705 genome:
- a CDS encoding polyprenyl synthetase family protein: MRKLEDLQSLIATSVSKLQFPEYPAELYEPISYILALGGKRMRPALLLMACDLFNGDVEAALPPALAIEVFHNFTLMHDDIMDKAPIRRGKVTVHEKWDNNVAILSGDVMLIEGYKLMMQVRDNILRQVLDIFNATAVGVCEGQQLDMTFETSNDVTIPEYINMIRLKTAVVLGGALKIGALIGNADIKDADLLCEFGENVGIAFQLQDDILDVYGNPEKFGKQVGGDIISNKKTYLLIKALELVKGADAEELARWLTFPKFDAAEKVAAVTALYNKANVRQFAESEMQAYAEKAFAALDQINLPEESKQYLRDFADGLLVREY, encoded by the coding sequence ATGAGAAAACTTGAAGACCTGCAATCGCTGATTGCAACATCCGTATCCAAATTACAGTTCCCCGAGTATCCGGCAGAGTTATACGAACCGATAAGTTACATACTGGCACTTGGCGGTAAACGCATGCGCCCGGCATTACTGTTAATGGCCTGCGACCTGTTTAACGGCGATGTTGAAGCTGCCCTGCCCCCTGCACTGGCTATAGAGGTGTTCCATAATTTTACGCTGATGCACGATGATATAATGGATAAAGCGCCCATCCGTCGTGGTAAGGTTACCGTACACGAAAAATGGGATAATAACGTGGCTATCCTATCTGGTGATGTGATGCTGATAGAGGGTTACAAGTTAATGATGCAGGTTCGCGATAATATTTTACGGCAGGTACTTGACATTTTTAACGCCACCGCTGTGGGTGTATGCGAAGGCCAGCAGCTGGATATGACCTTTGAAACCAGCAATGATGTTACCATACCTGAGTATATTAATATGATACGCCTTAAAACCGCCGTTGTATTGGGCGGTGCTTTAAAAATTGGCGCGCTTATAGGCAATGCCGATATAAAGGATGCCGACCTGCTATGCGAATTTGGCGAAAATGTGGGTATCGCTTTTCAGCTACAGGATGATATACTGGACGTATACGGCAACCCCGAAAAGTTTGGCAAACAAGTTGGCGGGGATATTATTTCCAACAAAAAAACTTACCTTTTAATAAAAGCATTAGAACTGGTTAAAGGCGCTGATGCTGAAGAGTTGGCCCGCTGGTTAACATTTCCCAAATTTGACGCGGCAGAAAAAGTTGCGGCGGTAACAGCACTTTACAACAAGGCAAACGTTAGGCAATTTGCCGAAAGCGAGATGCAGGCCTATGCCGAGAAAGCATTTGCGGCGTTAGACCAAATAAACCTGCCTGAAGAAAGCAAACAATACCTACGCGATTTTGCCGATGGGTTATTGGTTAGGGAATACTAA
- a CDS encoding M1 family metallopeptidase, with protein MKKLLQKGGLLLCLAALTFQAGAQTSGGKLKPEQAIMDVRHYTLNLNVDFAQKSIGGSTIIDVIMAQPTKVLLLDLLDSLHVSSVLVNGKKESFNHKNGLINISLAKEIPAGKASITVFYGGKPRIAKRPPWDDGFTWTQDSTGHPWLAITAEQTGGKIYFPSKDHPSDEPNEGADLFITVPKNLVVAGPGVLKGVTKKGTTATYHWQTKYSINNYSILFNVGDYTVVKGSYKSVAGNIVPVEFYVLKEHADKGPHLVEMLIKASQQKEKYFGEYPWAKEKVGIVETPHLGMEHQTLNAYGNKFRYTKVGGQDFDWLMYHEFGHEWWGNKITARDWADYWIHEGIDTYADALPVLELEGKDAYNKRFKQSAYRFGNKIPIVMGKDMDEASAYNGDIYGKGGYFMHTLNYIMGDTLFFATIKGFATDPRFTYDHQNVTDDVEQYFSKAYGKSLKPLFDLYLRTTNKLDVNVHQTAPDKYIVKLTNIDMPLPVDITTDAGTQRIILTAQPTTISSKTTPVIDNDAYYIKRVTFE; from the coding sequence ATGAAAAAACTTTTACAAAAAGGTGGTCTGTTGTTGTGCCTTGCTGCATTAACATTTCAGGCCGGTGCCCAAACATCGGGTGGTAAATTAAAGCCCGAACAGGCTATTATGGATGTAAGGCATTACACCCTTAACCTAAACGTCGATTTCGCTCAAAAATCTATTGGCGGCTCTACTATTATTGATGTGATAATGGCCCAGCCAACCAAAGTACTATTACTCGATCTGCTTGATTCGCTGCACGTAAGCTCGGTATTGGTTAACGGGAAAAAAGAGTCGTTCAACCATAAAAACGGCCTGATAAACATCAGCCTGGCTAAAGAAATACCTGCCGGCAAAGCCAGCATTACCGTATTTTATGGCGGCAAGCCACGTATAGCTAAAAGACCACCTTGGGATGATGGATTTACCTGGACACAAGATTCGACCGGCCACCCATGGTTAGCTATAACAGCCGAACAAACCGGCGGAAAGATCTATTTCCCCTCAAAAGACCACCCTTCTGACGAGCCAAACGAAGGCGCGGACCTGTTTATTACCGTCCCTAAAAACCTTGTGGTTGCAGGGCCCGGTGTATTAAAAGGCGTAACTAAAAAAGGCACTACAGCTACGTATCACTGGCAAACCAAGTATAGTATCAACAATTACAGCATACTGTTCAATGTAGGCGATTATACAGTAGTAAAAGGCAGTTACAAGTCGGTAGCCGGTAATATAGTACCTGTAGAGTTCTATGTTTTAAAGGAACATGCCGATAAGGGCCCTCATTTGGTTGAAATGCTTATAAAGGCTTCTCAGCAAAAGGAAAAGTACTTTGGCGAATACCCATGGGCTAAGGAGAAAGTGGGTATTGTAGAAACCCCGCATTTAGGTATGGAACACCAAACCTTAAACGCTTATGGTAACAAATTCCGCTATACCAAGGTTGGCGGGCAGGATTTTGACTGGCTGATGTACCACGAGTTTGGCCATGAATGGTGGGGTAACAAAATCACCGCCCGCGACTGGGCCGACTACTGGATACACGAGGGTATTGACACTTATGCCGATGCTTTGCCTGTGTTAGAACTGGAAGGAAAAGACGCTTATAATAAGCGTTTTAAGCAATCTGCGTATAGGTTTGGTAACAAAATACCTATTGTAATGGGTAAGGATATGGACGAAGCATCCGCTTATAATGGCGACATTTATGGCAAAGGAGGCTACTTTATGCACACCCTTAATTACATTATGGGCGATACCTTGTTTTTTGCTACCATTAAAGGTTTTGCTACCGACCCGCGTTTTACCTACGACCACCAAAACGTAACCGACGATGTTGAGCAGTACTTTAGCAAGGCTTACGGAAAATCCCTTAAACCGTTGTTTGACTTATACTTACGTACCACAAATAAGCTGGATGTTAATGTGCACCAAACCGCACCCGACAAGTATATAGTAAAACTGACCAATATTGATATGCCCCTACCTGTAGATATTACTACCGATGCAGGTACGCAACGGATTATTTTAACGGCGCAACCTACTACCATTAGCAGCAAAACCACCCCTGTTATTGATAACGATGCTTACTACATAAAAAGAGTAACCTTCGAATAA
- a CDS encoding (Fe-S)-binding protein, producing the protein MTIELFIPCFIDQLFPDTAFNTVKVLEKAGCVVNYNPEQTCCGQPAFNAGFWDDAKAVGSKFLNDFHEDSVIVSPSASCTGMVRNYYNDLFTNTTSHNKCRNIQSNIYELSDFLVNILQVDYFGAELEGKAVYHDSCAGLRECKIKEEPRQLLSKVLGLELVHLKDGDTCCGFGGTFAVKFDGISTAMAQQKVDNALAAGAEYIISTDASCLLHLQGYIDKNNLPIKTMHIADVLAHGWGNV; encoded by the coding sequence ATGACTATCGAGTTATTTATCCCTTGTTTTATAGATCAATTGTTTCCGGATACGGCTTTTAATACTGTAAAAGTGCTGGAAAAAGCTGGCTGCGTGGTTAATTATAACCCCGAACAAACTTGCTGCGGCCAACCGGCCTTTAACGCAGGTTTTTGGGATGATGCAAAGGCTGTGGGCAGTAAATTCCTGAATGATTTTCATGAGGACAGCGTTATTGTATCGCCGTCGGCATCGTGTACGGGTATGGTGCGTAATTACTATAACGACCTGTTTACCAATACCACATCGCATAACAAGTGCCGCAACATTCAAAGCAATATTTACGAACTAAGCGACTTTTTAGTAAACATACTACAGGTTGATTACTTTGGTGCCGAATTAGAAGGTAAAGCTGTTTATCATGATAGTTGCGCAGGTTTGCGTGAGTGTAAGATAAAGGAGGAACCCCGCCAACTGCTTTCTAAAGTACTGGGGTTAGAATTGGTGCATTTAAAGGATGGTGATACCTGTTGCGGGTTTGGCGGCACCTTTGCCGTTAAATTCGATGGCATATCCACCGCTATGGCACAGCAAAAAGTAGATAACGCGCTTGCCGCCGGTGCCGAGTATATCATATCAACAGATGCATCGTGCTTGTTGCATTTACAGGGTTATATCGATAAAAACAACCTGCCCATTAAAACCATGCATATAGCCGATGTACTGGCCCACGGCTGGGGGAATGTGTAA
- a CDS encoding MFS transporter, whose product MEAKNDKKTIRAWAMFDWANSSYNLVITTTVFPAYYVAITKNPANGNRVDFFGHSFINTALSDYALATAYLLMVLLLPILSSIADYRGNKKVFMQFFTILGSIACACLFFFDAKHLETGIICFALAAIGYSGGFVFYNSYLPEIATLDMQDSVSAKGFTYGYIGSVLLQLICFVFILKPEVFHLTTASASQLSFLLVGLWWIGFAMIPFTVLPKGSPNAQTHHHNIIKGGFIELGKVWVKVKSMPLLRKFLPSFFFYSMGVQTIMLVATSFAAKELGMPTESLIKIILIIQIVAIGGATLMSNLSDKYGNVKVLIFTVFIWIGVCIAAYFTRTSTQFYILAIVVGLVMGGIQSLSRSTYSKFLPQNIPDTASFFSFYDVTEKLAIVGGLFSFGFIEEITGNMRNSTLVLALFFVLGLILLFSLLRTEKKLGKNIEFSAV is encoded by the coding sequence ATGGAAGCAAAAAATGATAAGAAAACCATACGTGCATGGGCTATGTTCGATTGGGCCAACTCATCATATAACCTGGTGATAACCACTACTGTTTTTCCGGCGTATTATGTAGCCATTACAAAGAACCCGGCTAATGGTAACAGGGTCGATTTTTTTGGGCATAGTTTTATAAATACAGCCCTATCTGATTATGCTTTGGCCACGGCTTATTTATTAATGGTCTTGCTGTTACCTATATTGTCATCAATTGCCGATTATAGGGGTAATAAGAAAGTGTTTATGCAGTTTTTTACCATATTGGGTTCAATTGCTTGTGCCTGTCTTTTCTTTTTTGATGCTAAGCATTTAGAAACAGGTATTATTTGTTTTGCATTGGCGGCTATTGGTTATAGCGGTGGCTTTGTGTTTTATAACTCCTACCTGCCTGAAATTGCCACGCTTGATATGCAGGATAGTGTAAGCGCCAAAGGCTTTACTTATGGCTATATTGGCAGCGTGCTGTTGCAGCTTATATGCTTTGTGTTTATTTTAAAACCCGAGGTATTTCATTTAACAACTGCATCAGCATCACAGTTATCATTTTTATTGGTAGGCCTATGGTGGATAGGCTTTGCTATGATACCTTTTACTGTATTACCCAAGGGAAGCCCTAATGCGCAAACCCATCATCATAATATTATAAAAGGTGGATTTATTGAATTAGGCAAAGTATGGGTAAAAGTAAAGTCAATGCCATTGCTTCGAAAATTTTTGCCGTCGTTTTTCTTTTACTCGATGGGGGTACAAACCATTATGCTGGTAGCTACCAGTTTTGCCGCAAAAGAATTAGGTATGCCAACCGAATCGTTAATAAAAATTATCCTTATCATTCAAATTGTGGCCATTGGCGGGGCTACCTTAATGTCTAACCTATCAGACAAATATGGCAATGTTAAGGTATTGATATTTACTGTTTTTATTTGGATAGGGGTTTGTATCGCTGCATACTTCACGCGCACATCTACTCAATTTTACATATTGGCAATAGTAGTAGGCTTAGTAATGGGAGGGATACAGTCACTATCAAGGTCTACCTATTCAAAATTTTTACCGCAAAACATACCAGACACCGCCTCGTTCTTTAGTTTTTATGATGTTACCGAAAAATTGGCCATTGTTGGTGGTTTGTTCTCGTTTGGGTTTATTGAAGAGATAACCGGCAACATGCGAAATTCCACATTGGTTTTAGCGCTGTTTTTTGTTTTGGGCCTGATATTATTATTCTCTTTACTCAGAACAGAAAAAAAGTTGGGAAAAAATATTGAATTTAGCGCCGTATAA
- a CDS encoding MBL fold metallo-hydrolase → MKLTIHGAARQVTGSMHLLQVGQYKILVDCGLDYEKDHNIQVNEDFGFRPEEIDVVILTHAHIDHSGNLPTLVRMGFNGQILCTPPTADLTELLLMDSVNIFLQKANKGGRNRRKHKHSSGGPQPLYLQKHVMDTVERFVTIGYNKPFRITGDIELTFVPAGHLLGAAAAVLKVTEDGVEKSIAFTGDLGRKNYPVLNDPEPLPQVDYIVSESTYGGRMHTKDKTVQDTLVEIIEKVCIMEQGRLIIPAFSIGRTQSLVFALNKIFSSGLLPKVAVFVDSPMANIATGLYRKHHHLVNPEAQEFYNKQGDEFDFDNLTYIENLKDSRQVSNYYEPCIIISSAGMLEGGRIQDHLFYNIQNYYCTILFIGYCAKGTLGYRLLRGDPIVHIKDRELAVYATIKQTDVLSAHGDHEDLLNNIKVQDKNTLKNVYLVHGEATSMQAMADALQQDSYKVTIPEKGVAYDL, encoded by the coding sequence ATGAAACTAACTATACACGGGGCAGCACGCCAGGTAACCGGCAGCATGCATTTATTGCAAGTTGGCCAATATAAAATACTGGTAGATTGCGGCCTTGATTACGAGAAAGATCATAATATACAGGTAAACGAAGATTTTGGGTTCCGCCCGGAAGAGATCGATGTGGTCATATTAACCCACGCGCATATCGATCATTCAGGCAATTTGCCAACATTGGTACGAATGGGCTTTAACGGCCAGATACTATGTACCCCGCCTACTGCCGACCTTACGGAATTGTTGCTGATGGATTCGGTAAACATATTCCTGCAAAAAGCCAATAAAGGCGGCAGAAACCGCCGTAAACATAAACACAGCAGTGGTGGCCCGCAGCCGCTATACCTGCAAAAACATGTTATGGATACTGTGGAGCGCTTTGTTACTATAGGGTATAACAAACCTTTCCGTATTACTGGTGATATCGAACTTACTTTTGTACCGGCGGGCCACCTGCTTGGCGCCGCAGCAGCAGTATTAAAAGTAACGGAAGACGGTGTAGAAAAATCAATTGCTTTTACCGGCGACCTGGGCCGTAAAAATTACCCGGTACTAAATGACCCTGAACCACTCCCGCAGGTTGATTATATCGTGTCTGAATCTACCTATGGCGGGCGTATGCATACCAAAGACAAAACCGTTCAGGATACTTTGGTAGAGATTATTGAGAAGGTTTGTATTATGGAGCAGGGCCGTTTAATTATCCCTGCCTTCAGCATCGGCCGTACGCAGTCCTTAGTGTTTGCTTTAAATAAGATATTCAGCAGCGGCTTACTACCTAAAGTGGCCGTATTTGTTGATAGCCCTATGGCTAATATAGCAACTGGCTTATACCGCAAGCATCACCACCTGGTTAACCCCGAGGCGCAGGAGTTTTACAACAAGCAGGGCGACGAGTTTGACTTTGACAACCTTACTTATATAGAAAACTTAAAAGACAGCCGCCAGGTATCAAACTATTACGAGCCCTGCATTATTATATCTTCGGCAGGGATGCTGGAGGGCGGCCGTATACAGGACCACCTGTTTTACAACATTCAAAATTACTACTGTACCATCCTTTTTATAGGTTATTGCGCTAAAGGTACGCTTGGTTACCGCCTGTTACGTGGCGACCCCATTGTGCATATCAAAGACCGCGAACTGGCCGTATATGCCACCATTAAACAAACAGATGTTTTAAGCGCACACGGCGACCACGAGGACCTGCTGAACAACATTAAGGTACAGGATAAAAACACCCTTAAAAACGTTTATTTGGTGCATGGAGAGGCTACCAGCATGCAGGCTATGGCCGATGCATTGCAACAGGATAGCTACAAAGTGACCATACCCGAAAAAGGTGTGGCTTATGACTTGTAA
- a CDS encoding aspartate/glutamate racemase family protein gives MKTLGLLGGTSWVSTLDYYRFINQGINDKLGGVNAARLILHSFNYDDINQNHATDNWAKTTQMMVDAGINLRNSGAECILLCANTLHLIADEVEQKVGLPLINIAAETAKVINSQGLKKVGLLGTRFTMERDFFINKLNAAGIQAITPDKNDRDFIHQTLVEELGKGIIKPETKQRYLQIIDVLKQQGAEGIILGCTEIPLLIKPDDTDIVQFDTTRIHSDAAITFALS, from the coding sequence ATGAAAACCTTAGGCCTTTTAGGTGGTACCAGTTGGGTATCAACTTTGGATTATTATCGCTTTATTAACCAGGGCATTAATGATAAACTGGGAGGTGTAAACGCTGCACGCCTGATACTACACTCGTTTAATTACGATGATATTAACCAAAACCACGCAACTGATAATTGGGCAAAAACAACTCAAATGATGGTTGATGCAGGTATAAACCTGCGAAACAGCGGTGCTGAATGTATTTTGCTTTGCGCCAACACACTACATCTAATTGCTGACGAGGTTGAACAAAAAGTAGGCTTGCCTTTAATAAACATCGCCGCCGAAACTGCTAAAGTGATCAATTCGCAAGGCCTTAAAAAAGTAGGACTATTAGGTACCCGCTTTACCATGGAACGCGATTTTTTTATAAATAAACTAAACGCCGCAGGTATACAAGCCATAACACCCGATAAAAACGACCGGGATTTTATTCATCAAACCCTTGTTGAGGAGTTGGGTAAAGGCATTATAAAACCCGAGACCAAACAACGCTATTTGCAAATAATTGACGTGTTGAAGCAGCAAGGAGCCGAAGGAATTATATTAGGCTGCACCGAAATTCCCTTACTTATAAAGCCTGATGACACTGATATTGTGCAATTTGATACTACAAGGATACATTCGGATGCCGCTATAACATTTGCGCTTTCGTAA
- the rnr gene encoding ribonuclease R, which yields MSKKHKHNSSINQVLTQMVLDIFEQNGNTPLNHKQVSAKLNVRDPDARGVILDILKDEAFKGVLKEITPGKFQLLELKTFVEGKVDLTNDGSAFIVTDDPSETDIFVAPRKLRNALNGDRVKVYVYAKSKGKRQEGEVIEILQRAKMEFTGIVKLSERFAFFIPDDRKMMHDIFIPISDLNGAKNGIKAVSEITDWPAGAKNPIGRIKHVLGEQGENDTEMNAILAEYGFPLSFPKEVEQDAEEIPADITQEEIAKRRDFRDTLTFTIDPFDAKDFDDALSFKKLDNGNYEVGVHIADVSHYIIPDSALDKEAYERGTSVYLVDRVIPMLPERLSNGLCSLRPKEDKLCFAAVFEMDEDANIIDQWFGKTVIHSDRRFTYEEVQDVIVTENGDYTNEILKLNALAYKLRDRKFKAGAISFETTEVKFKLDDTGKPIGVYVKERKDAHKLIEDFMLLANRKVAEYVSKMGKGKHKYTFVYRVHDTPKPDALANFAQFAARFGYKINTKNDKEIARSLNYLMEDVEGKKEQNVLTHLAIRSMAKAIYTTKSSSHYGLAFDHYTHFTSPIRRYPDVMVHRLLMHYLNGGQSANADHYEELCKHSSQMEKKAADAERSSVKYKQAEYLKDQVGNIFTGIISGVTEWGMYVEIIENKCEGMIRLRDISDDFYTLDEKNYAIIGQRKKKVYQLGDEVRIRVKNVDLTKKQIDFSLVQD from the coding sequence ATGTCTAAAAAACACAAACATAATTCTTCTATTAACCAGGTGCTAACGCAAATGGTGCTCGATATATTTGAACAAAACGGCAATACGCCATTAAATCATAAACAAGTTTCGGCCAAATTAAACGTACGCGACCCCGATGCGCGGGGCGTAATATTGGATATTTTAAAAGATGAAGCCTTTAAAGGTGTATTAAAAGAGATAACACCCGGTAAGTTTCAATTACTTGAACTAAAAACCTTTGTTGAAGGCAAGGTTGACCTAACCAACGACGGATCGGCATTTATTGTAACGGACGACCCAAGTGAAACCGATATTTTTGTTGCTCCGCGTAAACTACGTAATGCGCTAAACGGCGACCGCGTAAAGGTGTATGTATACGCTAAAAGCAAAGGTAAACGCCAGGAAGGCGAAGTAATAGAGATATTACAGCGTGCTAAAATGGAGTTTACGGGTATAGTGAAGCTATCTGAACGTTTTGCATTCTTCATCCCCGACGACCGTAAGATGATGCACGATATCTTTATCCCTATAAGCGACCTTAACGGTGCTAAAAACGGGATAAAAGCGGTATCGGAAATAACCGACTGGCCAGCCGGGGCTAAAAACCCCATAGGGCGTATTAAACACGTGCTGGGCGAGCAAGGCGAGAATGATACCGAAATGAACGCAATACTGGCCGAGTATGGTTTCCCCCTATCCTTCCCAAAAGAAGTCGAGCAGGATGCGGAAGAAATTCCCGCCGATATCACCCAGGAAGAAATTGCCAAACGCCGCGATTTTAGGGATACCTTAACTTTTACTATTGACCCCTTTGATGCCAAGGATTTTGATGATGCACTATCATTTAAAAAGCTGGATAATGGCAATTACGAGGTTGGTGTACACATAGCCGATGTATCGCACTACATCATTCCGGATTCTGCTTTAGACAAAGAGGCTTACGAACGTGGCACATCTGTTTACCTGGTCGACAGGGTAATACCCATGCTACCCGAAAGGTTATCAAACGGCTTATGCTCGCTTCGCCCAAAAGAAGATAAACTATGCTTTGCTGCGGTATTTGAAATGGACGAAGATGCCAACATTATCGATCAATGGTTTGGTAAAACGGTTATTCACTCGGATAGGCGCTTTACATATGAAGAAGTGCAGGATGTTATAGTGACAGAAAACGGCGATTACACAAACGAGATACTAAAACTGAACGCATTAGCTTATAAACTGCGCGATCGTAAGTTTAAGGCGGGTGCCATCAGCTTTGAAACCACCGAGGTGAAATTTAAGCTGGATGATACCGGCAAACCAATAGGTGTTTATGTTAAAGAGCGTAAGGACGCGCATAAATTAATTGAAGATTTTATGTTGCTGGCAAATCGTAAAGTGGCCGAGTATGTAAGCAAAATGGGCAAAGGCAAGCATAAATATACCTTTGTTTACCGCGTGCACGATACCCCAAAACCGGATGCATTAGCCAATTTTGCACAATTTGCTGCGAGGTTTGGTTATAAGATAAATACAAAAAACGATAAGGAGATAGCCAGATCGCTTAATTACCTGATGGAAGATGTAGAAGGTAAAAAAGAACAGAATGTACTTACCCATTTAGCTATACGATCGATGGCTAAAGCGATATACACCACTAAAAGTTCGAGCCATTATGGCTTGGCCTTTGACCATTACACCCACTTTACATCTCCTATAAGGCGTTATCCGGATGTGATGGTGCATAGATTACTGATGCACTATTTAAACGGCGGACAAAGCGCTAATGCAGACCATTATGAGGAATTATGTAAGCATAGCTCACAAATGGAAAAAAAAGCAGCCGATGCAGAACGTTCGTCAGTTAAATACAAACAAGCCGAATACCTTAAAGACCAGGTAGGTAACATATTTACCGGAATCATATCAGGTGTAACAGAATGGGGTATGTACGTAGAGATCATTGAAAATAAATGCGAGGGCATGATACGCTTGCGTGATATAAGCGATGATTTTTATACTTTAGACGAAAAGAATTATGCTATTATCGGCCAGCGTAAAAAGAAGGTTTACCAACTGGGCGATGAGGTGCGTATAAGAGTGAAAAACGTTGATCTGACCAAAAAACAGATAGACTTTTCGTTAGTGCAGGATTAA